One SAR202 cluster bacterium DNA window includes the following coding sequences:
- the hpnC gene encoding squalene synthase HpnC — MVVLLTSDTKIWSREEAQEHCRRLALTHYENFTVGSLLIPRKLRQHIYNLYGYARTVDDLGDEAPGSRLQLLDNWERDLDRCYQGQPAHPVMVALQETINTFDIPKEPFWKLIQANRADQKTSRYQTYQDLLHYCDHSANPCGRLVLYVFGYRDEARQKLSDFTCTALQLTNFWQDVTRDYGMGRIYLPLEDLRRFGVTEEQIAQGQADEKFRRLMEFEVERTKELFGRGLGLVEQVGGIAKVDIALFNRGGLAVLEAIEKQDYDVLSRRPRLSRFRKGWLFASTYLRMRLGGHVTV; from the coding sequence GTGGTGGTCCTGCTTACCTCTGACACGAAGATTTGGAGCCGAGAGGAAGCCCAAGAGCACTGTCGTCGTCTAGCTCTAACACACTATGAGAACTTCACCGTAGGCTCTCTTCTTATTCCTCGGAAACTGCGCCAGCATATATACAACCTTTACGGCTACGCCCGCACGGTGGACGATCTGGGGGATGAAGCGCCAGGCAGCCGCCTCCAGCTTTTGGACAATTGGGAAAGGGACTTGGACCGTTGCTACCAAGGGCAGCCCGCGCATCCAGTTATGGTAGCCCTCCAAGAGACCATTAATACCTTCGATATTCCAAAAGAGCCCTTTTGGAAGCTCATTCAAGCCAACCGCGCAGACCAAAAAACCAGTCGATACCAGACTTATCAGGACCTTCTACATTATTGTGACCATTCGGCGAATCCGTGTGGTCGATTGGTCCTCTATGTGTTTGGATATAGAGACGAAGCGCGACAGAAGCTCTCGGACTTTACATGCACCGCTTTGCAGCTCACAAACTTCTGGCAGGACGTAACGCGAGACTACGGAATGGGCAGGATTTACTTGCCATTAGAGGACTTGCGACGCTTTGGCGTGACCGAAGAACAGATAGCCCAAGGTCAGGCTGATGAAAAGTTCAGGCGATTGATGGAATTTGAGGTTGAGCGCACTAAAGAGCTATTTGGAAGGGGGCTGGGACTGGTGGAACAGGTGGGAGGCATAGCCAAAGTAGATATCGCGCTATTCAACCGCGGGGGATTGGCGGTGCTTGAGGCCATCGAAAAGCAGGACTACGATGTACTAAGCCGGAGGCCTCGCCTTTCGCGTTTTAGAAAAGGATGGCTATTTGCCTCCACTTATCTCAGAATGCGCCTGGGTGGCCACGTTACCGTTTAG
- the hpnD gene encoding presqualene diphosphate synthase HpnD (HpnD is found regularly in a locus responsible for the biosynthesis of squalene from farnesyl diphosphate, and is now recognized to function as a presqualene diphosphate synthase (EC 2.5.1.103).) has protein sequence MAICLHLSQNAPGWPRYRLASRASPGGADMKTSTDAIRQAYEECRRITKREARNFYYAFITLPFKKRLAIYAAYAFCRYCDDAVDEESTLEDKLKALSTLRQKLSEAYDDKPLDNVFIALADSAKTYKIPKEYFDEVISGVEMDLTKARYSNFEELRLYCYRVASAVGLVCIHIFGFKHPRAKKHAIDLGLAMQLTNILRDVREDLKRGRIYIPQDEMSRFGYKEDDLIGGVINEPQQKLMRFQAERAREYFNSGMKLMPYLSLRSRACPAVLAQLYRGILDRIESKGYNVFEGKISLSGREKALVTATTWLKSLLPQPLPT, from the coding sequence ATGGCTATTTGCCTCCACTTATCTCAGAATGCGCCTGGGTGGCCACGTTACCGTTTAGCCAGTAGAGCCTCCCCTGGGGGAGCGGATATGAAAACTTCAACCGATGCTATTAGACAAGCCTATGAAGAATGCAGACGTATCACTAAACGTGAGGCGCGCAATTTTTATTACGCCTTCATCACATTGCCATTCAAGAAGCGTCTAGCTATATACGCGGCCTATGCTTTCTGCCGCTACTGTGACGACGCCGTAGATGAAGAGTCCACCCTGGAGGATAAGCTGAAAGCGCTTTCCACCCTTCGACAGAAGCTCTCAGAGGCTTACGATGACAAACCTCTAGATAATGTGTTCATTGCCTTAGCTGACAGCGCTAAAACCTATAAGATCCCCAAGGAGTATTTTGACGAGGTCATAAGCGGTGTAGAAATGGACCTTACTAAGGCCCGTTATAGCAATTTTGAAGAGCTCCGCCTGTATTGCTATCGAGTGGCTTCAGCGGTAGGGCTGGTGTGCATACATATCTTCGGCTTCAAGCACCCTAGAGCAAAGAAACATGCCATAGACCTTGGCCTCGCTATGCAATTGACTAACATCCTCAGAGATGTGCGGGAAGACCTAAAACGAGGCCGGATTTATATTCCCCAAGATGAAATGAGCCGCTTTGGATATAAGGAGGACGACCTTATAGGGGGCGTAATTAACGAGCCTCAGCAGAAATTAATGCGCTTCCAAGCTGAGAGGGCGAGGGAATATTTCAACAGCGGCATGAAGCTCATGCCTTACCTTTCACTTAGATCAAGGGCATGCCCGGCCGTACTGGCGCAGCTTTATCGCGGGATCTTGGACAGAATCGAGTCAAAGGGTTATAACGTGTTCGAGGGCAAAATCAGCCTGAGCGGCCGCGAAAAGGCCTTGGTGACAGCAACCACATGGCTAAAAAGCCTACTGCCACAGCCCCTTCCCACATAG
- a CDS encoding FAD-dependent oxidoreductase, whose protein sequence is MAKKPTATAPSHIVIIGGGLAGMSAACHLLDAGHKVTLVEKRPYLGGRAFSFTDRETGQMVDNGQHVFLGCCDYYIDFLKKLSTFQNAYLQSKLSIKVSTPGAKSSRLWSAPLPSPFHLLPSFLGYRHLSLKEKLLAIYALAVIRFTNRYRTRLGEQTFSDWLSSHSQSPRAIENLWNLIVKPCVNDDVKCTSAFMGLMIFQEGIMKSRRSACVGYARVGLSALMADAAQSYIQSRHGRLIMGKSATALNIRNGKVESLELSDGTSIHGDFFISALPADALSTLLASEVKAQPYFEALSKFQTAPIVNVHLWYDRPVMTEDFVALVESPLQWVFNLDAIQGGDGSGGKRVSISLSGAFEYIDQPKEALQKTFVEAMAQAFPAARQAKIERVLIVKQDKATFRCLPGIEKLRPKAKSPIRNLFLAGEWTDTGWPSTMEGAVRSGVKAAEAIQTLLHE, encoded by the coding sequence ATGGCTAAAAAGCCTACTGCCACAGCCCCTTCCCACATAGTTATTATCGGCGGCGGACTCGCCGGCATGTCAGCCGCTTGCCATCTTCTAGACGCGGGTCATAAGGTGACGCTGGTGGAGAAACGCCCCTACCTAGGTGGAAGGGCTTTTTCGTTTACTGACCGAGAGACCGGTCAAATGGTGGATAATGGACAGCACGTTTTCCTGGGTTGCTGCGATTACTACATCGACTTCCTCAAAAAGCTCAGCACCTTTCAAAACGCTTATCTTCAAAGCAAGCTCAGCATTAAGGTATCAACACCTGGGGCCAAGTCCTCACGGCTCTGGTCGGCGCCTCTGCCGAGTCCCTTCCACCTTTTGCCATCCTTTCTTGGCTACCGACATCTGAGCCTGAAGGAAAAATTACTCGCTATTTACGCGTTAGCGGTTATAAGATTCACTAACCGCTACAGGACGCGGCTTGGTGAACAGACTTTTTCTGACTGGCTGAGTAGCCATAGTCAAAGCCCACGGGCAATCGAGAACCTCTGGAATCTAATCGTAAAGCCCTGTGTAAATGATGACGTAAAATGCACCAGCGCTTTTATGGGTCTCATGATATTCCAAGAGGGCATCATGAAAAGCCGTCGCAGCGCCTGCGTGGGTTACGCACGAGTTGGATTGTCCGCCCTCATGGCAGACGCCGCTCAAAGTTACATACAGTCCCGGCATGGAAGACTCATTATGGGTAAGTCGGCTACCGCTCTAAATATTAGAAACGGCAAGGTGGAAAGTTTAGAACTCTCTGACGGCACCTCTATCCATGGAGACTTCTTTATCAGCGCTTTGCCCGCGGACGCCCTATCCACACTACTAGCGTCCGAGGTAAAGGCACAGCCCTATTTTGAAGCTCTCTCCAAATTTCAAACCGCGCCTATTGTCAATGTCCACCTCTGGTATGACAGACCAGTGATGACAGAGGACTTTGTAGCCTTAGTGGAATCGCCACTACAGTGGGTGTTTAACCTGGATGCGATTCAGGGCGGCGACGGTTCCGGCGGAAAGCGAGTAAGCATATCGCTGAGCGGCGCCTTCGAGTATATAGACCAGCCGAAAGAAGCTTTGCAGAAGACCTTCGTAGAAGCTATGGCTCAGGCGTTTCCCGCGGCGCGCCAGGCCAAGATCGAGCGTGTACTGATTGTTAAGCAGGATAAGGCTACATTTAGATGTCTGCCTGGCATCGAAAAGCTAAGGCCTAAAGCAAAATCTCCCATAAGAAATCTATTCCTGGCAGGAGAGTGGACGGACACAGGCTGGCCTTCGACCATGGAGGGGGCAGTGCGCAGCGGTGTAAAGGCGGCGGAAGCTATTCAGACGCTGCTACACGAATAA